From Amphiprion ocellaris isolate individual 3 ecotype Okinawa chromosome 10, ASM2253959v1, whole genome shotgun sequence, one genomic window encodes:
- the LOC111570414 gene encoding FYVE and coiled-coil domain-containing protein 1-like isoform X2, with amino-acid sequence MATPSSVGDKQLQRIIRDLHDAVLELSKEHKECGEPITDDSANLHKFFYKLEYLLQFDQKEKTTFLGQRKDYWDYFCDCLIKIKGANDGIRFVKSIPELKTSLGKGRAFIRYSLVHQRLADTLQQCLINQKVTSDWYYARSPFLKYHLTADIINHLYELNQIQFDVAARGYDLDADWPKFARRTLGPGSSAYLWKPPSRCSSINSLVSSYSHSQAQECLPVPDLSHSLLGELGELGEPSSSSNLDNLRIELDQSELRQQQLLLRVQKLGKEASELKGVVKDLQGQLLAQKSSNPASTASQSNQETGNEERINHHQTCRESISSELQDRLTAAEDKNMELLSKLDEALKEKGQQTASYCDSAWKIQELLDKLKTAEEDRLVAKREAEDRARHAERLSQELKLREEELRNSEEKLAEVKAGAHDEREEAITRLEELQSAVGRIQGALTLKEKETGNLRAQLQDLQASLECRERQAEELRKRLQEEREEVEQRCSMSSSHSEELDSLILDLRKTLKNRDKELAVSSERIKHLEEQLEKLNVEKETLSFQPNDDQVPSCNETANIEDYKAQCSNLKEINTKLLQTARRSEASITELTESRANLLDQLASLRASEEHLKGRVEATKISVEDREKKLLDENLHLEESVQKMIVQKEESDAKLKKLEHENKELLDVQSSLKKQLATTQQELDLLTAKAEKLDKNLTVSQRSQAELLEKIQETETKLRDQTVKCGILQSRAEELERRAGEQHDEKGAAESNEKMQKLHDEHQSSSVETKEAPFRLVIAEAQLELNLREVTRLQEEVVELRAQLLAGTEERMKVQALQEVTEASREDLRVLAEQLKAQVEELNRRHVDEILRSREREEALIRERDGEAQARAGLAAEVTASREELDKLKIRYEALCLENSESREALHRANTETAELGVHVCMLTAENEEARLRWESLSTRLQELEEEATQEAERLNTCMEQLRQENQELHTQLHNDESLLESKQKLQTELSKVQQEAEAVQEASQEEVQALRFQLASQAMCHENQLQTVNQELQEVKLHLVTEQEKVVGLESKLKQQEAGNQRHCQQIEEKNIQMAESENLIQQKEDEIIHLKGNLSRSEEALAVAQQACQEMAENLRRVTQDKQSFDLKTAAELDDLYRTKINLEERLVELIREKDALWQKSDALEFEQKLRDEETERDINYCLGCHTQFSWWFRKYNCRLCGRPFCYYCCSNAVSTQQGGNRERCCRDCYNQHSAVVERHPQEEVTHSTPGTPFSRLLQAGRAVAGVSDEGDKLDDGVFDIITEEEVSCVYDSDSLSFATACSPGHGQQGAAQLSNSASAGDLTAEETDDLSAAVQDAEICLLKSGELTLSAHFTVDDISGFGDSSRELFIKSSCYSTIPITMSSPGPTVSWTFTSEPKSISFSVVYRESAEIPLEHAKVLIPLTRCNSHKETIQGELKVRNPGEYTLIFDNSFSRFISKKVLYHLSLDKPVVYDGTDLL; translated from the exons ATGGCTACCCCCTCATCTGTTGGAGATAAACAGTTGCAGAGGATAATCAGAGATCTGCATG ACGCTGTGTTAGAGTTGAGTAAAGAGCACAAGGAGTGTGGTGAACCCATAACTGATGACAGCGCCAACCTGCACAAGTTTTTCTATAAACTAGAGTACCTGCTGCAG tTCGACCAGAAAGAGAAGACGACCTTTCTTGGCCAGAGGAAAGACTACTGGGATTACTTCTGCGACTGCCTGATTAAGATCAAGGGAGCTAACGATGGCATCCGTTTTGTTAAATCCATTCCTGAG TTGAAGACGTCACTGGGGAAAGGAAGGGCGTTCATCCGCTACTCACTTGTTCACCAACGGCTGGCAGACACACTGCAGCAGTGTCTTATCAATCAGAAGGTCACAAG TGACTGGTATTATGCCCGGAGTCCATTCCTCAAGTATCACCTCACTGCTGATATAATCAACCATCTTTATGAGCTCAACCAGATCCAATTTGATGTGGCGGCGAGGGGTTACGACCTCGATGCAGATTGGCCAAAATTTGCAAG GCgaacattaggacctggctcATCAGCTTACCTGTGGAAACCTCCTAGTCGCTGCTCCAGTATCAACAGCTTGGTTAGCAGCTATTCACATTCACAG GCACAAGAGTGTCTCCCCGTTCCAGACTTGAGTCACAGTCTCCTTGGTGAACTGGGAGAACTGGGGGAACCTTCTTCCAGCAGCAATCTAGATAATCTCCGCATTGAGCTTGACCAGTCAGagctcagacagcagcagcttttattACGGGTCCAGAAGTTAGGCAAAGAGGCTTCTGAACTGAAAGGTGTTGTCAAAGACCTTCAAGGCCAGTTATTGGCTCAAAAGTCTAGCAATCCAGCATCTACAGCATCACAAAGTAACCAAGAAACAGGTAATGAGGAGAGAATAAATCACCATCAAACCTGTAGGGAATCAATAAGCAGTGAACTGCAAGACAGGCTCACAGCTGCTGAGGACAAAAATATGGAGCTTCTTTCTAAGTTAGATGAGGCTCTTAAAGAAAAGGGACAACAAACTGCAAGCTACTGTGACTCAGCCTGGAAAATTCAGGAACTCCTGGATAAACTTAAGACTGCGGAGGAGGATAGACTGGTGGCAAAGAGAGAGGCTGAGGACAGAGCCAGGCACGCTGAACGCCTGTCACAGGAACTAAAACTCAGGGAAGAAGAGCTAAGGAACAGTGAGGAGAAGTTAGCCGAAGTCAAAGCTGGAGCCCATGATGAGCGAGAGGAGGCAATCACACGGTTGGAGGAGCTCCAAAGTGCAGTCGGTCGAATTCAGGGGGCGCTGACTTTAAAAGAGAAGGAGACGGGGAACTTGAGAGCTCAGCTTCAGGATCTGCAAGCCTCACTGGAGTGCAGGGAACGACAGGCAGAGGAACTGAGGAAAAGACTGcaggaagaaagagaggaggTAGAGCAGAGATGTAGTATGAGTAGTAGCCACAGTGAGGAACTCGACAGCCTGATCTTAGATTTAAGAAAAACTCTAAAAAACAGAGATAAAGAACTAGCTGTTAGCTCAGAAAGAATCAAGCACTTAGAGGAGCAGTTAGAGAAGCTAAATGTTGAGAAAGAAACCCTGAGCTTTCAACCTAATGATGATCAAGTCCCTTCctgcaatgaaacagcaaaCATTGAGGACTACAAAGCCCAGTGCAGCAAtctcaaggaaataaacactaAGCTATTACAAACGGCTAGAAGGAGTGAGGCGAGCATTACAGAGCTGACTGAGAGCAGGGCCAATTTGTTAGACCAGCTAGCTTCTTTGAGGGCCTCTGAGGAACACTTAAAAGGTAGAGTAGAGGCTACAAAGATAAGTGTGGAAGACCGAGAAAAGAAACTTTTAGATGAAAACCTGCATTTGGAGGAGAGTGTCCAAAAGATGATTGTCCAGAAGGAAGAATCAGATGCAAAGTTAAAGAAATTAGAGCATGAGAATAAGGAGCTTTTAGATGTTCAGtcctcattgaaaaaacagTTAGCCACAACACAGCAGGAACTGGACCTACTCACTGCCAAAGCTGAGAAGTTGGACAAGAACCTCACAGTGTCCCAAAGAAGCCAAGCAGAGTTACTTGAAAAGATCCAGGAAACTGAAACTAAGCTTAGAGACCAGACTGTAAAATGTGGCATTCTGCAGTCTCGAGCAGAAGAGCTGGAGCGCAGGGCTGGAGAGCAGCACGATGAAAAAGGAGCTGCAGAGAGCAACGAAAAAATGCAGAAGCTTCATGATGAACATCAGAGTTCTTCAGTAGAAACCAAAGAGGCCCCATTCAGGCTGGTTATAGCTGAGGCTCAACTGGAACTCAACTTAAGGGAAGTAACCAGGCTCCAGGAAGAGGTGGTGGAGCTCAGGGCTCAGCTCCTGGCTGGTACTGAGGAGAGGATGAAAGTTCAAGCATTGCAGGAGGTGACGGAGGCCTCCAGAGAGGACCTCCGTGTTTTAGCAGAACAACTGAAAGCCCAGGTAGAGGAGCTGAACCGCCGGCATGTGGATGAGATTCTTCGATCTCGAGAGCGTGAGGAGGCTCTCATCCGTGAGCGTGATGGAGAGGCACAGGCTCGAGCAGGCCTGGCTGCAGAGGTGACAGCCTCCAGAGAGGAGCTTGATAAACTGAAAATACGTTACGAAGCCCTGTGTCTGGAGAACAGTGAGTCAAGGGAGGCCCTTCACAGAGCTAACACAGAGACTGCAGAACTTGGCGTGCATGTTTGCATGCTGACTGCTGAGAATGAGGAGGCTCGTCTGCGCTGGGAGAGCCTGTCAACAAGGctgcaggagctggaggaggaggccaCTCAGGAGGCAGAGAGGCTGAATACCTGCATGGAGCAGCTACGTCAGGAAAACCAGGAACTCCACACTCAGCTCCATAATGATGAGAGTCTGTTGGAGTCCAAGCAGAAACTGCAGACAGAGCTGAGCAAGGTCCAACAGGAGGCTGAAGCTGTGCAGGAGGCTAgccaggaggaggtgcaggcaCTCCGGTTCCAGCTCGCCAGCCAAGCCATGTGCCATGAAAACCAACTCCAG ACTGTCAATCAGGAGTTACAGGAAGTGAAACTGCACCTGGTGACTGAGCAGGAGAAAGTAGTAGGCCTGGAGAGCAAACTCAAACAGCAAGAG GCTGGAAATCAGAGACATTGCCAACAGATTGAGGAGAAAAACATCCAGATGGCAGAGTCTGAAAATCTCATCCAGCAGAAAGAAGACGAGATAATCCATCTGAAAGGGAATTTATCAAG GTCTGAGGAGGCCCTAGCTGTGGCTCAGCAGGCCTGTCAGGAGATGGCTGAAAATCTACGGAGAGTCACACAAGACAAACAGAGCTTTGATCTTAAGACAGCTGCTGAACTTGATGATCTTTACCGTACCAAGATCAATTTGGAGGAAAGGCTTGTGGAACTCATCAG GGAGAAAGATGCACTTTGGCAGAAGTCAGATGCTCTGGAGTTTGAGCAGAAACTGCGGGatgaggagacagagagggacatCAACTACTGCCTTGGCTGTCACACACAGTTCAGCTGGTGGTTCCGCAAGTACAACTGCAG ACTGTGTGGGCGTCCCTTCTGCTACTACTGCTGCAGCAACGCAGTGAGCACTCAACAGGGTGGCAACAGAGAGCGCTGCTGTAGGGACTGTTACAACCAGCACAGCGCAGTAGTTGAACGCCACCCACAGGAGGAAGTGACTCACAGCACACCAGGGACACCGTTCAGCCGTTTGCTGCAGGCTGGCCGAGCTGTGGCCGGTGTTTCAG ATGAAGGCGACAAGCTGGACGATGGTGTTTTTGACATTAtcacagaggaggaggtgagcTGCGTCTACGACAGCGACTCCCTCTCTTTTGCCACCGCCTGCTCTCCTGGGCAtggacagcagggggcagcacaACT GAGCAACAGTGCCAGTGCAGGAGACCTCACAGCAGAGGAAACTGATGACCTCAGTGCTGCGGTTCAGGATGCAGAGATCTGCCTGCTGAAGTCTGGAGAACTCAC GCTCTCTGCTCACTTCACGGTGGACGACATCTCAGGGTTTGGTGACAGCTCCAGAGAGCTCTTCATCAAGTCCAGCTGTTACAGCACCATCCCCATCACCATGAGCAGTCCTGGTCCCACCGTCTCCTGGACATTTACCTCTGAACCAAAGAGCATCTCCTTCAGCGTGGTCTACAGGGAGAGTGCAGAGATTCCTCTGGAGCATGCCAAG GTTTTGATCCCACTGACCCGCTGTAACTCCCACAAGGAGACAATACAAGGGGAACTGAAAGTCAGAAATCCTGGAGAATACACACTTATCTTTGACAACTCATTCTCCAG ATTCATCTCAAAGAAAGTGCTGTATCATCTAAGTCTAGACAAGCCTGTGGTCTACGATGGAACTGACCTCCTCTGA